From a single Aspergillus puulaauensis MK2 DNA, chromosome 2, nearly complete sequence genomic region:
- a CDS encoding uncharacterized protein (COG:S;~EggNog:ENOG410Q0TS;~SECRETED:SignalP(1-17)), giving the protein MLSLLLLAPVLVGQTAASPDSALLLNRDIIPATTGCPDDWPLCGDSVCYNPSAGQTCCPGGTYACPSTTFCLFDPFCCPNDQTPEECARQNGLVLSSTALAPQTPEQTQFPTESSDSGFSSTSDPLFPQPTTIVISSSASSITISSTPVPTSSTAPWPSWSVTPGVEEPVYTGAGSGLGRSGGDGLALGMVAALVGAMGW; this is encoded by the exons AtgctttccctcctccttctggcTCCCGTTCTGGTGGGCCAGACTGCCGCATCGCCAGACTCTGCCTTGCTCCTCAACCGGGACATTATTCCAGCCACCACAGGCTGCCCAGACGACTGGCCCCTTTGCGGCGACAGCGTCTGCTACAACCCAAGTGCAGGCCAAACCTGCTGCCCTGGAGGAACCT ACGCCtgcccctccaccaccttctGCCTGTTCGATCCCTTCTGCTGCCCGAACGACCAAACGCCAGAGGAATGCGCGCGACAAAATGGCCTGGTCCTCTCATCAACAGCTTTAGCTCCACAGACGCCCGAGCAGACGCAGTTTCCCACGGAGTCCAGTGACTCAGGCTtcagcagcaccagcgacCCGCTGTTCCCGCAGCCAACTACTATCGTGATCTCGAGCTCGGCGAGCAGTATCACGATTAGCTCGACGCCTGTTCCCACTAGTTCGACAGCGCCGTGGCCGTCATGGAGCGTGACGCCGGGCGTGGAGGAGCCGGTTTATACGGGCGCAGGTAGCGGTCTGGGAAGAAGCGGTGGGGATGGACTGGCGCTGGGCATGGTCGCTGCTTTGGTCGGCGCGATGGGATGGTAG
- a CDS encoding OPA3 family protein (COG:S;~EggNog:ENOG410PQ6U;~InterPro:IPR010754;~PFAM:PF07047;~TransMembrane:1 (o129-148i)), which translates to MSLTLKLSSLAIRTLSKPIANQIKAQAREHDRFRRICISMAQGLHQLDMRLRLGTIRDNHAATRRAAAEAELRKHKPTSPTAKTQAETKAEEEAIAKAKAAASEAEKPAPKPHIRPLSESKAIESGATFISEGFLFLVAGGLILFESWRSRRKENTRRDDVAARLNELEGTVGVYREAFVALEKQGDLPPPSRKILLRMIEDVEPEPAVEPEEQGWLSTITSYLSFGDSQQQPEKPTDGNQAKPPPGTSPTPTTNVPADSNSTVVSKNP; encoded by the exons ATGTCCCTCACACTGAAGCTCTCCTCCCTTGCCATCCGCACGCTGTCAAAGCCGATAGCC AACCAAATAAAGGCCCAGGCCCGCGAACATGACCGATTTCGGCGAATTTGCATCTCTATGGCCCAGGGCCTTCATCAACTCGATATGCGCCTCCGGTTAGGCACAATACGCGACAACCATGCGGCAACACGACGAGCGGCTGCTGAAGCGGAACTACGAAAACACAAGCCCACATCCCCGACCGCGAAGACTCAAGCTGAAACaaaggctgaggaggaggccatTGCAAAAGCAAAGGCTGCGGCATCCGAGGCCGAAAAACCAGCACCAAAACCTCACATTCGGCCGCTGTCCGAATCAAAGGCCATTGAATCCGGCGCAACATTTATCAGCGAAGGGTTCCTGTTTCTTGTGGCAGGCGGACTTATACTGTTCGAGTCATGGAGATctcggaggaaggagaatACCCGGAGAGATGATGTTGCGGCTCGACTCAATGAGCTTGAAGGGACGGTGGGAGTTTACAGGGAGGCATTTGTAGCTCTCGAAAAACAGGGAGATCTACCGCCACCGTCCCGTAAAATCCTCCTGCGGATGATAGAGGATGTGGAGCCGGAGCCAGCAGTAGAGCCTGAAGAACAGGGATGGCTCTCGACAATAACATCATATCTTTCGTTTGGGGACagccaacagcagcctgAGAAGCCGACTGATGGAAACCAAGCCAAACCCCCTCCGGGCACTTCTCCTACACCCACAACAAATGTTCCAGCCGACTCCAATTCAACAGTAGTGTCCAAAAATCCATAA
- a CDS encoding uncharacterized protein (COG:S;~EggNog:ENOG410Q1DR) — protein MASALSRLDKFPVKPRIMWCMFCLECSVESFEPRSGKPLEINCFLENHETSVCRACFGEGYSYCKPAAAGMLGDAQDLTDVLEWVESLLFSGTDEYRVAVLTAVQRLCACFVTAEAEHRKFHGIGELCGDGNWKDYHAVLAQRRQLVGYGEDGHLKPLRLLPGDDGYMALAAAKQRFWEYIQPIVKEQHGKKGHPGDEYCPFPRVLSML, from the exons ATGGCATCCGCGCTAAGCCGACTCGACAAGTTTCCCGTCAAACCACGGATCATGTGGTGTATGTTTTGCTTAGAGTGTAGCGTGGAAAGCTTCGAACCACGCTCGGGAAAGCCACTGGAGATCAACTGCTTCTTAGAAAACCATGAAACGAGCGTGTGCCGTGCGTGCTTCGGGGAGGGCTATTCTTATTGTAAGCCG GCGGCGGCTGGGATGCTTGGTGATGCGCAAGATCTTACAGATGTTCTCGAGTGGGTGGAATCTCTGCTTTTCAGTGGCACTGACGAATATCGCGTTGCGGTCTTGACTGCAGTTCAGCGGCTTTGTGCTTGCTTTGTTACTGCGGAGGCGGAGCATCGGAAATTCCACGGAATTGGCGAGCTTTGTGGTGATGGTAAT TGGAAAGATTACCACGCGGTTCTCGCTCAACGCCGTCAGTTGGTCGGCtacggcgaggatggccaTCTCAAACCCTTACGTCTACTGCCTGGGGATGATGGGTATATGGCTCTTGCGGCAGCAAAGCAACGCTTTTGGGAGTACATTCAGCCCATAGTTAAGGAACAGCACGGCAAAAAGGGGCATCCTGGTGACGAGTATTGCCCCTTTCCCCGAGTGTTGAGTATGCTCTAA
- a CDS encoding Zn(II)2Cys6 transcription factor domain-containing protein (COG:S;~EggNog:ENOG410PVBT;~InterPro:IPR036864,IPR001138;~TransMembrane:1 (i202-219o);~go_function: GO:0000981 - DNA-binding transcription factor activity, RNA polymerase II-specific [Evidence IEA];~go_function: GO:0008270 - zinc ion binding [Evidence IEA];~go_process: GO:0006355 - regulation of transcription, DNA-templated [Evidence IEA]) — MMYGPVPPRPKKTSIVRSRNGCKGCRERRTKCDEQKPSCGTCTRLGKCCEPVRRGFKFCEVAGPTSGETSTRLEDRISTPATSEDSDQPIVDLVRIPSLDLVNSLHHTERDVFYSTYWEDACLPALHPMFGSISFSAGEQSMLKDTILALSSCNISRIKPDRRGPSTRPVAAFSPNLVHQTRSQLYYSSAIKRFISLNRSDVRSNAVIVFTVLVLFAYIESSMGNFQGFQCHVQGLTSFLLELREVMGGTMLKALLSAWMQVRFVVWWARAYFSSINVYRDLPSVRLPALLAENFNTMQERRVVVLGIMCESHRLNSREALRHWEPDTNDNESEIPSHQTGVRKTADTIFLQLAEQANKLDEWLACLPPSELPYSVYSKQSNSPQRVFDNTDDPIYFESHNAALNFAYYVVARIMQCTGLLRGLENPSIFHSAPILFEEEAWVRFLLRVAKGTNITDSISKNSYTIGFSGLMLAAMLRCQDISLGVDIQNWLEALQRLQPTEEGAFPVYQTLGVVKAVNQQKMIGRDIFSVTLPSDDAGGTPKLTAYNSQTISTLLFHGRCQSSGELFTDCISIDL, encoded by the exons ATGATGTATGGCCCAGTGCCTCCAAGGCCAAAGAAAACCAGCATCGTTCGCTCACGTAATGGGTGTAAAGGCTGCCGCGAACGAAGGACCAAG TGCGATGAGCAGAAGCCATCTTGTGGGACATGCACCAGGTTAGGGAAGTGCTGTGAACCTGTTCGCCGTGGATTCAAGTTCTGCGAGGTAGCTGGGCCGACATCAGGGGAAACTTCTACCCGGCTAGAGGATCGGATATCGACACCCGCAACGAGCGAAGACTCCGATCAACCGATTGTCGATTTAGTCCGGATCCCTAGTCTGGATCTTGTCAATTCCCTGCATCATACGGAGAGGGATGTGTTCTATTCAACATATTGGGAAGACGCTTGTCTCCCGGCTTTACATCCGATGTTCGGATCAATCTCCTTTTCAGCTGGGGAACAATCGATGTTGAAAGACACTATTCTAGCGCTGTCATCATGCAATATAAGCCGCATTAAGCCTGATCGTCGAGGGCCATCTACCCGGCCCGTGGCGGCTTTCAGTCCGAATCTCGTCCACCAGACCAGGAGTCAGCTGTACTACTCGTCGGCCATAAAAAGGTTTATCTCGCTAAACCGCTCTGACGTTCGGTCCAATGCGGTAATAGTCTTCACCGtgcttgttttgtttgcttACATCGAATCTTCGATGGGTAATTTCCAGGGTTTCCAGTGCCATGTACAAGGGTTGACGAGCTTTCTCTTGGAGTTGCGTGAGGTGATGGGGGGCACCATGCTAAAAGCCCTTCTATCAGCATGGATGCAAGTTCGTTTTGTTGTTTGGTGGGCTCGTGCCTATTTCAGCTCAATCAATGTTTATCGGGATCTGCCATCTGTACGACTGCCGGCACTGCTTGCAGAAAATTTTAATACGATGCAAGAACGGCGCGTTGTGGTCCTGGGCATCATGTGTGAATCGCATCGGCTGAATTCCAGGGAGGCCCTTCGCCATTGGGAACCGGACACCAACGACAATGAATCAGAAATTCCCAGTCACCAGACCGGTGTCAGAAAAACAGCAGACACTATTTTTCTCCAGCTGGCTGAACAGGCGAACAAATTGGACGAGTGGCTCGCGTGTCTCCCGCCATCAGAACTACCATATTCCGTGTATTCGAAGCAAAGCAATTCTCCGCAACGCGTCTTCGACAACACTGACGATCCCATCTATTTCGAGTCTCACAACGCGGCTCTCAACTTTGCATATTACGTGGTCGCACGAATAATGCAATGTACCGGTTTGTTGCGAGGGCTTGAAAATCCGAGCATCTTTCACTCCGCGCCTATACttttcgaagaagaagcgtgGGTACGCTTCTTACTACGAGTTGCAAAGGGCACCAATATCACAGATTCCATCTCGAAAAACAGTTATACAATCGGTTTCTCTGGCCTGATGCTTGCTGCGATGCTCCGGTGTCAGGACATCTCTCTCGGGGTCGATATCCAAAACTGGCTAGAGGCATTACAACGCCTGCAGCCTACAGAGGAAGGTGCGTTCCCTGTTTACCAGACTTTGGGAGTTGTAAAAGCAGTCAATCAGCAGAAGATGATAGGGCGCGACATATTTAGCGTGACACTGCCGTCAGACGACGCGGGGGGAACACCGAAGCTCACTGCTTATAATAGCCAAACTATTAGCACTCTGCTGTTTCATGGGAGATGTCAAAGTTCAGGGGAGCTCTTTACAGACTGTATCTCGATTGACTTATAG
- a CDS encoding uncharacterized protein (COG:S;~EggNog:ENOG410PWP1;~InterPro:IPR041622;~PFAM:PF18142;~TransMembrane:2 (i128-150o156-174i)), with protein sequence MSQSEGFSGRSLARRLILAALNHEDKGHPTATQPRHPTMADLEAGTNFDNPESAEGRAKRLTVTRTDANVLIPPTDKLLVFRALTGIDSAPALSLSHHSPRSAPNVGIYTRVVQAETKAASHYRFHSALINVCLGIQIIVAATLTALGAARGPHNAITAFGAINTIVAGILTYLKGSGLPDRLKHYQNEWRNIREYIEQRERELCLQNCELDVEEEIQIIEQMYEGVKREIEATKSGGDNRASGRDGPSNRRILPTGEQRREHSPRMPSPARTIERPLEKV encoded by the coding sequence ATGTCGCAATCAGAAGGATTCTCAGGCCGAAGCCTTGCACGGCGCCTCATATTAGCTGCCCTTAACCATGAAGACAAGGGCCACCCTACCGCGACACAACCTCGCCACCCGACGATGGCGGACTTGGAAGCTGGTACCAACTTCGACAACCCAGAGTCCGCTGAGGGTCGGGCAAAACGCCTGACGGTCACGAGAACAGACGCGAATGTTCTCATTCCTCCTACCGACAAGCTACTCGTCTTTCGCGCGCTCACTGGCATTGACAGCGCACCCGCACTGAGTTTATCCCACCATAGTCCTCGATCTGCTCCCAATGTGGGCATTTACACTCGTGTCGTGCAGGCTGAAACGAAGGCTGCAAGCCACTATCGTTTCCACTCGGCCTTGATCAACGTCTGCCTGGGAATCCAGATCATTGTTGCCGCTACCCTGACAGCTCTAGGTGCTGCCCGGGGCCCTCACAATGCCATCACCGCTTTTGGTGCCATCAACACCATTGTCGCGGGTATCCTCACCTATCTGAAGGGCTCAGGGCTTCCAGACCGCCTGAAGCACTATCAGAACGAATGGCGCAATATCCGGGAATACATTGAACAACGAGAACGTGAACTATGCCTGCAGAACTGCGAGCTGGacgtggaagaagagataCAGATCATCGAGCAAATGTACGAAGGTGTAAAACGCGAGATTGAAGCGACAAAGAGCGGGGGCGATAATCGAGCGTCTGGCCGCGACGGACCTTCTAATCGACGCATTCTCCCGACTGGCGAACAGCGAAGGGAACACAGCCCTCGTATGCCGAGCCCTGCGCGGACTATTGAACGCCCTTTGGAGAAGGTTTAG
- the CDC5 gene encoding CDC5/polo family serine/threonine-protein kinase (COG:D;~EggNog:ENOG410PGS0;~InterPro:IPR017441,IPR008271,IPR000959,IPR033701, IPR000719,IPR011009,IPR033695;~PFAM:PF07714,PF00069;~go_function: GO:0004672 - protein kinase activity [Evidence IEA];~go_function: GO:0005515 - protein binding [Evidence IEA];~go_function: GO:0005524 - ATP binding [Evidence IEA];~go_process: GO:0006468 - protein phosphorylation [Evidence IEA]) has translation MEALSPRSTNQMIKPKPSMERKVLDKNAAATNVAQKAATAKNHAPPPPALVLEPGDDGERYSTGGFLGKGGFAVCYEGSLLRNGRVFAMKVVKSEMAQKKMQEKFRTELQIHSKMRHPHIVGFHRAFAFNQCIYVILELCPNGSVMDMVRKRKCLSLPEVRRFMIQLCGAVKYLHRRNVAHRDLKMGNLFLDQNMDIKVGDFGLAAMIISEKDEKRRKTLCGTPNYIAPEVLDRSKGGHTQKVDIWSLGVICFAMLTGYPPFQSKTQEEIYKKVRNLTYVWPGDSGCANHIPEEAKSLVSCCLNLEEQERPEPDDIVEHAFFNMYNGCIPRRLDPGCTVQKPSWLRPIEPHGDSMAFGNGLDFDDKFASYIKDVDDQILRYRTCKAAFYGSCGVGRKPDGIARKSVGHNASKSGFAECLSEEEKGLQPLMPLPEDVVYKYPHILIGDWSVPESLPIRRDESSFDSSIISSKSSSTSLRTVSQSRTQVALVAAQQRRHESQSHAASLRQQALTGRGTVRKVPSLTEQPIPTVKAMPDVRDTGLNEAPVPTGGLAERPIRTRRGAAASYSVSGSTRGMENILPHSSQASNAPGMLTVGKTRSQSRKLEAANQVAAPPFPVLKDRSVSTGREELRSRQPSVRSVRKDPRDAIIKKPDPEVTRRDEPAPKPQPEVHPQPISRSGSKTSVSSGGKPRSSLGLHYLLHPDDPCELLPGSSVDDVNIDLRNMLSNLVPHSSARRRIASQRPPHAYVIKWVDYTNRYGIGYVLDDGSVGCVFKAENGQPASGVVMRDGEKHIRRKARSQEKPDSQSRPYSEADQLVPRHGHSVEFYENCSDDLLGCRGGIRRALIPPSLFEVKGSSGGVKVRTDSGVDRARADAEKIKRVKLVDQFGKYMIGSLGRHGDEAMLDDPMTGGSPGQFIKFYQRLGNVGVWGFGDGTFQFNFPDHTKLVLSPGRTRNSSPWMDFYHLSPSAARYLAAKGRMHPSGFDTRAVVSDEIATFLSIAYGTSTSSLDERIRDVLDANSFLQKISFIKDVLKSWIRQGRLGGRPSPERPGADIFWEGAQERGQASGGGSSKFVWVTVGAPGGDGEYRSVSLRDKKSSSAGVDDQEIEALMERLRLAGL, from the exons ATGGAAGCATTATCGCCACGATCGACTAACCAGATGATCAAGCCCAAACCTTCCATGGAACGAAAAGTATTGGATAAAAATGCAGCTGCAACAAATGTTGCCCAGAAAGCGGCGACGGCCAAAAATcatgcaccaccaccaccggctCTAGTCCTCGAGCCgggagatgatggagagcGATATTCAACCGGCGGGTTTCTTGGTAAAGGGGGATTTGCAGTCTGCTATGAAGGGTCTCTGCTGCGGAATGGCCGTGTGTTTGCAATGAAAGTCGTCAAGTCTGAAATGGCCCAAAAGAAGATGCAAGAAAAG TTTCGCACTGAACTTCAGATCCACTCGAAGATGCGCCACCCTCACATTGTTGGTTTCCATCGAGCCTTTGCTTTCAACCAGTGCATATACGTGATTCTGGAGCTGTGCCCCAATGGATCAGTAATGGATATGGTACGGAAGCGCAAATGTTTGTCGTTGCCAGAAGTCCGACGGTTTATGATTCAGCTTTGCGGCGCGGTAAAATATTTACACAGGCGGAATGTTGCGCATCGTGACCTGAAGATGGGGAACTTGTTTCTTGACCAAAACATGGACATCAAAGTGGGCGACTTTGGGTTGGCGGCCATGATCATCTCGGAGAAGgacgagaagaggagaaagacatTATGCGGAACTCCAAACTACATAGCGCCCGAAGTGCTCGACCGCAGTAAGGGAGGACATACACAAAAGGTTGACATTTGGTCATTGGGTGTCATTTG TTTCGCCATGCTCACAGGCTATCCACCCTTCCAATCGAAAACTCAAGAAGAAATTTATAAGAAGGTCCGCAACCTTACTTACGTCTGGCCCGGGGACTCGGGGTGCGCAAATCACATTCCCGAGGAAGCCAAGTCTTTGGTTAGCTGCTGCCTCAACCTCGAAGAGCAGGAGCGCCCAGAGCCAGATGATATCGTCGAGCATGCATTCTTCAACATGTACAATGGGTGTATACCTAGACGACTAGACCCAGGGTGCACTGTCCAAAAGCCGAGTTGGCTCAGACCAATCGAGCCGCATGGGGACTCCATGGCTTTCGGTAATGGACTGGATTTTGACGACAAATTTGCGAGCTACATTAAGGATGTAGATGATCAAATTCTACGATACCGAACCTGCAAGGCAGCATTTTATGGCTCCTGCGGCGTCGGCAGGAAGCCTGATGGCATAGCGCGAAAATCTGTCGGACACAACGCTTCGAAATCGGGATTTGCCGAGTGCCtttcagaagaagaaaaagggtTACAACCATTGATGCCGCTCCCAGAAGATGTCGTCTACAAATACCCTCATATCTTAATTGGTGATTGGAGCGTCCCGGAGTCGTTACCTATCCGAAGAGACGAATCTTCCTTTGACAGCAGCATTATATCGAGCAAAAGTAGTAGCACGTCTCTTCGAACCGTCTCGCAATCGAGAACGCAAGTGGCTCTCGTAGCGGCCCAGCAGCGACGACATGAATCACAGAGTCATGCGGCATCCCTTCGACAGCAAGCTTTGACAGGCAGAGGGACCGTGAGAAAAGTCCCGTCACTAACCGAACAGCCGATACCGACTGTGAAGGCCATGCCCGATGTGCGGGACACCGGGCTCAACGAAGCTCCTGTGCCTACCGGAGGATTAGCTGAACGCCCAATTCGAACTCGACGCGGCGCGGCGGCTTCATATTCGGTCTCGGGATCAACCCGGGGTATGGAAAACATCTTACCGCACTCGTCTCAGGCAAGCAACGCTCCTGGAATGTTGACTGTGGGAAAGACGCGCTCCCAATCCCGTAAGTTAGAAGCTGCGAACCAGGTGGCCGCCCCACCCTTCCCCGTGCTAAAGGACCGATCCGTGTCTACAGGTCGAGAAGAGTTGAGATCGAGACAGCCTTCTGTAAGATCTGTCCGCAAGGACCCGAGAGACGCCATAATTAAGAAGCCCGATCCTGAAGTGACTCGGCGAGACGAACCGGCCCCCAAACCGCAACCGGAAGTCCACCCCCAGCCCATCAGCCGATCTGGAAGTAAAACGTCGGTTTCCTCCGGCGGCAAGCCACGGTCGAGTCTTGGATTGCATTACCTTCTCCACCCCGATGACCCTTGTGAATTGTTGCCTGGGTCATCAGTTGACGATGTGAATATAGACCTGCGGAATATGCTGTCTAACCTGGTACCTCATTCCTCGGCTCGACGGCGAATCGCATCTCAGCGGCCACCGCATGCATATGTCATCAAGTGGGTGGACTATACGAATCGGTATGGGATTGGATACGTGCTGGATGACGGTAGTGTTGGATGTGTCTTCAAAGCTGAGAATGGGCAGCCTGCGAGCGGCGTAGTAATgcgagatggagaaaagCACATCCGCCGGAAAGCTCGCAGCCAAGAGAAGCCTGATTCTCAATCGCGCCCATACTCTGAGGCCGACCAGCTCGTCCCCCGCCATGGGCATTCCGTGGAATTTTACGAGAACTGTAGCGATGACCTTCTTGGGTGCCGTGGTGGTATCCGTAGGGCTCTGATACCTCCATCATTATTCGAGGTCAAAGGGTCTAGTGGAGGAGTCAAAGTTCGCACGGACTCAGGAGTCGACCGCGCACGTGCAGACGCTGAGAAGATTAAGCGAGTGAAGCTTGTTGACCAATTTGGAAAGTACATGATCGGGTCTCTAGGCCGACATGGCGATGAGGCTATGCTTGACGACCCGATGACAGGTGGATCGCCTGGGCAATTCATCAAGTTCTACCAGAGGCTGGGTAACGTTGGTGTCTGGGGATTTGGAGACGGCACTTTTCAGTTCAACTTCCCAGACCACACGAAATTAGTCCTCTCACCTGGACGTACCAGAAACTCATCGCCGTGGATGGACTTCTACCACCTGTCACCATCCGCTGCGCGATACCTTGCGGCGAAGGGCAGGATGCACCCGTCTGGATTCGACACGCGAGCCGTGGTATCAGACGAGATTGCTACATTTCTTAGCATCGCCTACGGCACAAGCACTAGCTCCCTGGACGAGCGAATCCGGGATGTCCTGGATGCGAACTCTTTCTTGCAGAAAATTAGCTTCATCAAAGACGTCCTGAAAAGCTGGATTCGACAGGGTCGCTTGGGAGGACGGCCTTCGCCAGAAAGACCCGGGGCGGATATTTTCTGGGAGGGCGCCCAGGAGAGAGGACAGGCgagcggtggtggaagcAGCAAATTCGTATGGGTGACGGTGGGCGCGcctggaggcgatggagaatATCGCTCGGTGTCGTTGAGAGATAAGAAAAGCAGTAGCGCGGGGGTGGACGACCAGGAAATTGAAGCGCTAATGGAACGACTGCGACTCGCAGGCTTATGA